Proteins encoded by one window of Gordonia jinghuaiqii:
- a CDS encoding S-(hydroxymethyl)mycothiol dehydrogenase, producing the protein MSQTVKGVISRSKKAPTEVVDVVIPDPGARDVVVAIKACGVCHTDLAYREGGINDEYPFLLGHEAAGIVESVGSDVSHVEVGDFVVLNWRAVCGQCRACKRGRPWYCFDTFNASVPMTLTDGTELTPALGIGAFAEKTLIHELQCTKVNPDTDPAVAGLLGCGVMAGIGAAMNTGNVGRGDSVAVIGCGGVGDAAIAGARLAGATTIIAIDRDASKLEWATDLGATHTIDGSKVDDVVAAVQELTDGNGADVVIDAVGRPETYKQAFYARDLAGVVVLVGVPTPEMTLEMPLVDFFSRGGALKSSWYGDCLPERDFPMLIDLYEQGRLPLDKFVTERIGINDVEAAFSAMEAGKVLRSVVEL; encoded by the coding sequence ATGTCGCAGACAGTCAAGGGAGTCATCTCGCGGAGCAAGAAGGCGCCGACGGAGGTCGTCGACGTGGTGATCCCGGACCCGGGGGCGCGTGATGTGGTCGTGGCGATCAAGGCATGCGGTGTCTGCCACACCGACCTGGCCTATCGCGAAGGCGGCATCAACGACGAGTACCCGTTCCTTCTCGGTCACGAGGCCGCGGGCATCGTCGAGTCGGTGGGTTCGGATGTCAGCCACGTCGAGGTGGGCGACTTCGTCGTCCTCAACTGGCGCGCGGTGTGCGGTCAGTGCCGGGCGTGTAAGCGCGGCCGTCCGTGGTATTGCTTCGACACCTTCAACGCCAGCGTCCCGATGACCCTGACCGACGGCACCGAGCTCACCCCGGCCTTGGGCATCGGCGCCTTCGCCGAGAAGACCCTCATCCACGAATTGCAGTGCACCAAGGTCAATCCCGACACCGACCCGGCCGTCGCCGGCCTGCTCGGCTGCGGCGTGATGGCCGGCATCGGGGCAGCCATGAACACCGGCAACGTCGGCCGCGGCGACTCGGTCGCGGTCATCGGCTGTGGTGGCGTCGGCGACGCCGCGATCGCCGGTGCCCGCCTCGCCGGTGCCACGACGATCATCGCGATCGACCGCGACGCATCCAAGCTCGAGTGGGCCACCGACCTCGGTGCCACGCACACCATCGACGGCTCGAAGGTCGACGATGTCGTCGCGGCCGTGCAGGAACTCACCGACGGCAACGGCGCCGACGTGGTCATCGACGCCGTCGGCCGACCGGAGACCTACAAGCAGGCCTTCTACGCACGTGACCTGGCCGGTGTCGTCGTCCTCGTCGGCGTCCCGACACCGGAGATGACCCTGGAGATGCCGCTGGTCGACTTCTTCTCGCGCGGCGGTGCGCTCAAGTCGTCGTGGTACGGCGACTGCCTACCCGAGCGCGACTTCCCGATGCTCATCGACCTCTACGAGCAGGGTCGCCTGCCGCTGGACAAGTTCGTCACCGAACGCATCGGCATCAACGACGTCGAGGCCGCGTTCTCGGCGATGGAGGCAGGCAAGGTCCTGCGATCGGTGGTGGAACTCTGA
- a CDS encoding MFS transporter: MSESAVRNVDHPDQAPVPRSRIVVASMIGTSIEFFDFYIYATAAVLVFPVLFFPPGDETAALLSSFATFGLAFVARPIGSILFGHFGDRVGRKATLVGSLLTMGIATFIIGLLPTYDSVGYLAPALLALMRFCQGLGLGGEWSGAALLATETAEKGKRAWAAMWPQLGAPIGFLFANGTFLLLMLGLDFDAKTSASNHAFMTWGWRIPFLASAIMVAVGLYVRLKLTETPVFAKAVADGKKVKAPVTEVVKTSWRPLIAGTFIMVATYTLFYIVTTWVISYGTGKVTDASGVKLSISYVDFLELQLIAVLFFAACVPISGRLADRYGRRAFLIVVTGAIIVFGLFFQLLLDPSSMTDGMMLFFLILGMTLMGLTFGPMSAILPELFPTNVRYTGSGISYNVASIIGAAVAPFIATWIVADFGVGWVGVYLAIAACTTMIALLCVRETKTVDLTEV; this comes from the coding sequence ATGAGTGAGTCCGCGGTCCGCAATGTCGACCATCCAGATCAGGCGCCAGTACCCCGGAGTCGCATCGTCGTGGCGTCGATGATCGGGACCAGTATCGAGTTCTTCGACTTCTACATCTATGCGACCGCCGCGGTGCTGGTGTTCCCGGTGCTGTTCTTCCCGCCCGGCGACGAGACGGCAGCCCTGCTGTCGTCGTTCGCGACGTTCGGCCTGGCCTTCGTCGCCCGGCCCATCGGCTCGATCCTGTTCGGGCACTTCGGTGACCGCGTCGGACGGAAGGCGACCCTGGTCGGGTCGCTGCTCACCATGGGTATCGCGACATTCATCATCGGGCTGCTGCCCACCTACGACTCGGTGGGCTATCTCGCGCCCGCACTGTTGGCCCTCATGCGCTTCTGCCAGGGACTCGGACTCGGCGGAGAGTGGTCGGGCGCAGCACTTCTCGCGACCGAGACCGCGGAGAAGGGCAAGCGGGCATGGGCCGCGATGTGGCCGCAACTCGGAGCGCCGATCGGATTCCTCTTCGCCAACGGCACCTTCCTGCTGCTGATGCTCGGGCTCGACTTCGATGCGAAGACCTCGGCGTCGAACCACGCGTTCATGACGTGGGGCTGGCGAATCCCGTTCCTGGCCAGCGCGATCATGGTCGCCGTGGGCCTGTACGTGCGGCTGAAGCTCACGGAGACACCGGTGTTCGCGAAAGCGGTCGCCGACGGCAAGAAGGTCAAGGCGCCGGTGACCGAGGTCGTGAAGACCAGCTGGCGTCCCCTGATCGCCGGCACGTTCATCATGGTCGCGACCTACACGCTGTTCTACATCGTCACCACCTGGGTGATCTCCTACGGCACCGGCAAGGTCACCGACGCCTCGGGTGTGAAGCTCTCCATCAGCTACGTCGACTTCCTGGAACTGCAGCTCATCGCGGTGCTCTTCTTCGCTGCGTGCGTACCGATCTCGGGTCGCCTTGCCGACCGGTACGGTCGCCGGGCCTTCCTCATCGTGGTCACCGGGGCGATCATCGTCTTCGGACTGTTCTTCCAGCTGCTCCTCGACCCGTCGTCGATGACCGACGGCATGATGCTGTTCTTCCTGATCCTCGGCATGACGCTCATGGGACTCACCTTCGGGCCGATGAGCGCGATCCTGCCGGAACTGTTCCCCACCAACGTCCGCTACACCGGGTCGGGCATCTCCTACAACGTCGCGTCGATCATCGGCGCCGCGGTGGCGCCGTTCATCGCGACGTGGATCGTCGCCGACTTCGGCGTGGGCTGGGTCGGTGTGTATCTCGCGATCGCCGCCTGCACCACGATGATCGCGCTGCTCTGCGTCCGGGAGACCAAGACGGTCGATCTGACCGAGGTCTGA
- a CDS encoding ATP-dependent DNA ligase: MKLIDVVETSANVARDRSRIRKTEVLAGALSAATDAELPIVVAWLSGEIPQGRLGVGWRSLSKLISAPSDASSLQVADVDAALGALAGATGPGSTKRRAEIIASVFGAATEAEQKFLLALLTGELRQGALAGVMTDAIAKVTGQPLALVRRAHMLTGSLPETAALARFGADALAGVGLRVGRAVEPMLATPADDLDAALGLLGPDLIVDYKLDGARIQVHRKGTDISVFTRTLRDVTANVPDLVSVVAGLPCDSVILDGETLMLHDDGRPRSFQDTMSRFGSGPTADGEPERVLKPFFFDCLHLDGVDLIDRPLSERLAAIDSIAPDLRIPAVTRPSPAEAHAHFETAMADGHEGVMVKSLDGLYVAGRRGKAWQKVKPTHTFDLVVLGAEWGSGRRTGWLSNLHLGARDPETGEFIMVGKTFKGLTDELLRWQTEEFPGHETHRDAHTVYLRPEIVVEIELDGAQRSSRYPGGVALRFARVVRYRPDKTAAQADSIEAVRALVK; this comes from the coding sequence GTGAAGCTGATCGACGTGGTCGAGACATCCGCGAACGTCGCACGGGACCGCTCGCGAATTCGTAAGACCGAGGTGCTGGCCGGAGCCCTGTCCGCGGCCACCGATGCCGAGCTCCCGATCGTCGTCGCGTGGCTCTCCGGGGAGATCCCCCAGGGCAGGCTCGGCGTCGGGTGGCGGTCGCTGTCGAAACTGATCTCCGCGCCGTCCGATGCGTCGTCGTTGCAGGTCGCCGACGTCGACGCCGCTCTCGGCGCACTCGCCGGCGCCACCGGGCCCGGTTCGACGAAGCGCCGCGCCGAGATCATCGCGTCGGTCTTCGGTGCCGCGACCGAGGCCGAGCAGAAGTTCCTCCTCGCGTTGCTGACGGGCGAACTCCGGCAGGGCGCGCTGGCCGGGGTGATGACCGACGCCATCGCGAAGGTCACCGGTCAACCACTTGCGCTCGTCCGGCGCGCGCACATGCTGACGGGATCGCTACCGGAGACGGCGGCCCTCGCGCGGTTCGGGGCCGACGCGTTGGCGGGGGTCGGACTCCGGGTGGGCCGTGCCGTCGAACCGATGCTCGCCACCCCCGCAGACGATCTCGACGCCGCGCTCGGCTTGCTCGGGCCCGACCTGATCGTCGACTACAAACTCGACGGCGCCCGGATCCAGGTGCATCGCAAGGGGACCGACATCTCCGTCTTCACCCGCACGCTGAGAGATGTGACGGCCAACGTGCCCGACCTCGTGTCGGTTGTCGCCGGATTGCCATGCGACTCGGTGATACTCGACGGTGAGACGCTGATGCTGCACGACGACGGCCGCCCACGTTCGTTCCAGGACACGATGAGCCGCTTCGGTTCCGGGCCCACCGCCGATGGCGAACCCGAACGCGTGCTGAAGCCCTTCTTCTTCGACTGTCTCCACCTCGACGGGGTCGACCTCATCGACCGCCCGCTGTCGGAACGCCTCGCGGCGATCGACTCGATCGCCCCCGATCTCCGGATCCCCGCGGTGACGCGTCCCAGCCCCGCGGAAGCACACGCACACTTCGAGACGGCGATGGCCGACGGCCACGAAGGTGTGATGGTGAAATCGCTCGACGGGCTCTACGTCGCCGGCCGTCGTGGAAAGGCATGGCAGAAGGTCAAACCCACGCACACCTTCGACCTCGTGGTCCTGGGCGCTGAGTGGGGATCGGGCAGGCGTACCGGCTGGTTGTCGAATCTGCATCTCGGTGCCCGTGACCCGGAGACCGGTGAGTTCATCATGGTCGGCAAGACCTTCAAGGGACTCACCGATGAGCTCTTGCGTTGGCAGACCGAAGAGTTCCCCGGGCACGAGACGCATCGGGACGCGCACACCGTGTATCTGCGTCCGGAGATCGTGGTCGAGATCGAACTCGATGGTGCGCAACGGAGTTCGCGGTACCCGGGAGGGGTGGCGCTGCGTTTCGCGCGGGTGGTCCGCTACCGCCCGGACAAGACTGCCGCCCAGGCCGACAGCATCGAGGCGGTACGTGCGCTCGTGAAGTGA
- a CDS encoding MBL fold metallo-hydrolase, with protein sequence MSELRIDNVVTSGTFSLDGGTWDVDNNVWLVGNDDEVIIIDAAHSAKPILDGVGGRTVKAIVLTHGHNDHVTVAPELSEATGAPILLHPGDDMLWNDTHPDVAHQDLEDGQRIRVAGTELTIINTPGHSPGSSVIHLPEAKVLFSGDTLFQGGPGATGRSYSSFPTIIASITEKIFSLDPETKVYTGHGDGTTVGAEAPHLEEWIKRGS encoded by the coding sequence ATGTCGGAGCTGCGGATCGACAACGTCGTCACCTCAGGCACTTTCAGCCTCGACGGTGGTACCTGGGATGTCGACAACAACGTGTGGCTCGTCGGCAATGACGACGAGGTGATCATCATCGACGCCGCGCACTCGGCCAAGCCGATTCTCGACGGAGTCGGCGGCCGGACGGTGAAGGCGATCGTGCTCACCCACGGCCACAACGACCATGTCACCGTCGCCCCCGAGCTGTCGGAGGCCACCGGCGCGCCGATCCTGCTGCACCCCGGGGACGACATGCTGTGGAACGACACCCATCCCGACGTCGCTCATCAGGATCTCGAGGACGGTCAGCGGATCCGCGTCGCCGGCACCGAGCTCACGATCATCAACACACCGGGCCATTCGCCGGGTTCGTCGGTGATCCACCTGCCCGAGGCCAAGGTGCTGTTCTCCGGCGACACGCTCTTCCAGGGCGGGCCCGGCGCCACCGGTCGCTCGTACTCGAGCTTCCCGACGATCATCGCCTCGATCACCGAGAAGATCTTCTCCCTCGACCCCGAGACCAAGGTCTACACCGGCCACGGCGACGGCACCACGGTCGGAGCCGAGGCTCCTCACCTGGAGGAATGGATCAAACGCGGCAGCTGA